The following coding sequences lie in one Arabidopsis thaliana chromosome 3, partial sequence genomic window:
- a CDS encoding Histone superfamily protein (Histone superfamily protein; FUNCTIONS IN: DNA binding; INVOLVED IN: nucleosome assembly; LOCATED IN: nucleus, nucleosome; EXPRESSED IN: 22 plant structures; EXPRESSED DURING: 12 growth stages; CONTAINS InterPro DOMAIN/s: Histone H2B (InterPro:IPR000558), Histone-fold (InterPro:IPR009072), Histone core (InterPro:IPR007125); BEST Arabidopsis thaliana protein match is: Histone superfamily protein (TAIR:AT2G37470.1); Has 3251 Blast hits to 3245 proteins in 328 species: Archae - 0; Bacteria - 2; Metazoa - 2223; Fungi - 201; Plants - 465; Viruses - 0; Other Eukaryotes - 360 (source: NCBI BLink).), whose amino-acid sequence MAPKAAEKKPAGKKPAEKAPAEKLPKAEKKITKEGGSEKKKKKSKKNIETYKIYIFKVLKQVHPDIGISGKAMGIMNSFINDIFEKLAQESSRLARYNKKPTITSREIQTAVRLVLPGELSKHAVSEGTKAVTKFTSS is encoded by the coding sequence ATGGCTCCGAAAGCGGCAGAGAAGAAACCGGCTGGGAAGAAGCCAGCAGAAAAAGCTCCGGCAGAGAAATTACCAAaggcggagaagaagatcaccAAGGAAGGTGGAAgcgaaaagaagaagaagaaatcgaagaagaacaTCGAGACGTACAAGATCTACATCTTCAAGGTTCTGAAACAAGTTCATCCTGATATCGGAATCTCCGGGAAAGCGATGGGGATCATGAACAGTTTCATCAACGACATCTTCGAGAAACTAGCTCAGGAATCATCGCGATTGGCTAGGTACAACAAGAAACCGACGATCACTTCTCGGGAAATTCAGACGGCGGTGAGACTTGTGTTGCCTGGAGAGCTCTCGAAACACGCTGTTTCTGAAGGCACTAAGGCGGTTACTAAATTCACTAGCTCGTAG
- a CDS encoding uncharacterized protein (unknown protein; FUNCTIONS IN: molecular_function unknown; INVOLVED IN: biological_process unknown; LOCATED IN: cellular_component unknown; EXPRESSED IN: sperm cell, male gametophyte, pollen tube; EXPRESSED DURING: L mature pollen stage, M germinated pollen stage; BEST Arabidopsis thaliana protein match is: unknown protein (TAIR:AT2G37480.1).), which yields MSSVCGGLDFKDAESSSASSPIICSTGVKHISCVGSDDAQESDGDDSGYIHQTVIEESKDKAISEPIPESLPLNSLDDESEDKNLATALQDMFSESMSVVTLIPAIKGGREKHGKSLEKLSVSWAEDVYDPPPSIVSHTRSKKQQPQKSKSKDNLKKNGKKGQKGSSNSRSSKDKKQISSRSSKYSRDKFDWTTQMSVLAASS from the exons ATGAGCTCTGTCTGTGGTGGGTTGGATTTCAAAGATGCAGAGAGCAGCTCTGCTTCCAGTCCCATTATATGTTCTACTGGCGTAAAGCATATCTCTTGTGTTGGATCTGATGATGCTCAAGAGTCTGATGGTGATGATAGTGGTTATATACACCAAACTGTGATTGAAGAATCCAAAGACAAGGCGATCAGCGAACCCATCCCTGAGTCTTTACCTCTCAATTCTTTGGATGATGAAAGTGAAGATAAGAACCTTGCTACTGCATTGCAAGACATGTTCTCTGAGAGT ATGAGTGTGGTTACTCTGATTCCTGCCATTAAAGGTGGTCGAGAGAAGCATGGCAAGTCACTCGAGAAGCTCAGTGTGTCATGGGCTGAAGATGTGTATGATCCTCCTCCCTCCATTGTCTCTCACACAAGAAGCAAGAAACAGCAACCGCAGAAATCAAAGAGCAAAGACAACctgaagaagaatggaaagaAAGGACAAAAGGGAAGCAGCAATTCCCGCAGCAGCAAAGACAAGAAGCAGATTTCTTCACGCAGCAGCAAATACAGTCGTGATAAGTTTGATTGGACAACACAAATGTCTGTTCTAGCTGCATCTTCTTGA
- a CDS encoding Acyl-CoA N-acyltransferase with RING/FYVE/PHD-type zinc finger domain-containing protein, whose amino-acid sequence MGEATVCFAKENSETKKDLKRDRLCFEQDNLDEEELYSSNKRQTKEPSNDDMKSEISNPVPSPVVDNASSFRDITSNPAKSSSGDRVGSCSGSYETITDEKHSEYCSSLANSDAVPSSFEREIPKHLSTTGITKITFKLSKRNEDFCDLPMIQEHTWEGYPSNVASSTLGVKMLKKIDSTNFLSNVKKLLGTGILDGARVKYLSTSAARELQGIIHSGGYLCGCTACDFSKVLGAYEFERHAGGKTKHPNNHIYLENGRPVYNVIQELRIAPPDVLEEVIRKVAGSALSEEGFQAWKGSFQQDKNMTEDDSNHIMDHSFQSLVSCSYPGSGWSLDESQSSTPCFPEDNYFREKICTKDTRHAHKPKAKKLTSHMFGMGCHKKVSGGGKWKRDNDLHRLLFLPNGLPDGTELAYYVKSQKLLQGYKQGSGIVCSCCDTKISPSQFEAHAGMAGRRQPYRRIHISSGLSLHDIAVSLADGGHVITTGDSDDMCSICGNGGDLLLCAGCPQAFHTACLKFQSMPEGTWYCSSCNDGPTSCKIATASDPNLKPIVIRLTRVVKAPESEIGGCVFCRSHDFSIGKFDDRTVILCDQCEKEYHVGCLRENELCDLKGIPQDKWFCCSDCSRIHRVLQSSASCGPQTIPTLLLDTISRKYREKGIYIDNGNTVEWRMLSGKSRYPEHLPLLSRAATIFRECFDPIVAKSGRDLIPVMVYGRNISGQEFGGMYCLVLMVNSLVVSAALLRIFGQKVAELPIVATSREYQGRGYFQGLFACVENLLSSLNVENLLLPAAEEAESIWTNKFGFTKMTEHRLQRYQREVQLTIFKGTSMLEKKVPSFSESTSII is encoded by the exons ATGGGAGAAGCAACAGTTTGTTTCGCGAAAGAGAATTCAGAAACGAAGAAGGATTTGAAGAGAGACCGTCTTTGTTTTGAACAAGATAATCTAGACGAAGAAGAGCTTTATTCCTCCAACAAGAGACAAACCAAGGAACCTTCAAATGATGACATGAAGTCGGAGATATCAAACCCAGTCCCGTCTCCGGTGGTGGATAACGCCTCTAGTTTTCGCGATATCACTAGTAATCCGGCTAAATCGAGTTCTGGTGACCGTGTCGGGTCTTGTTCTGGTTCCTATGAGACTATAACTGATGAGAAACACAGTGAATACTGTTCATCGCTAGCTAATAGTGATGCTGTACCGTCAAGTTTCGAAAGGGAGATTCCAAAGCATCTTAGCACAACTGGGATAACGAAAATCACATTTAAGCTCAGTAAACGAAATGAGGATTTCTGTGATTTGCCCATGATTCAAGAGCATACTTGGGAGGGTTATCCTTCCAATGTAGCTTCTTCAACTTTAGGTGtgaaaatgttgaagaagattgacTCTACCAACTTCCTATCTAATGTGAAGAAGCTATTGGGGACGGGGATTCTCGATGGTGCTCGGGTGAAGTACCTTTCAACCTCAGCTGCT AGAGAGCTTCAAGGGATAATCCACTCGGGTGGGTATTTGTGTGGCTGTACTGCGTGCGATTTCTCGAAA GTTCTAGGTGCATATGAGTTCGAGCGGCATGCTggtggaaaaacaaaacacccTAATAATCACATATATCTGGAGAATGGACGGCCGGTTTATAACGTAATTCAAGAGCTGAGGATTGCTCCCCCTGACGTTTTGGAGGAGGTGATAAGGAAAGTGGCTGGTTCTGCTCTGAGCGAGGAGGGTTTTCAGGCTTGGAAAG GAAGTTTCCAGCAAGATAAGAATATGACTGAAGATGATAGCAACCATATCATGGATCATTCGTTTCAATCACTTGTTAG TTGCAGTTATCCTGGTTCTGGTTGGTCTCTTGATGAGAGTCAAAGCTCTACTCCATGTTTTCCAGAGGACAATtattttagagagaaaatcTGTACAAAGGACACTCGACACGCACATAAGCCAAAAGCTAAGAA GCTTACCTCTCATATGTTTGGTATGGGTTGCCATAAGAAAGTTTCTGGAGGCGGTAAATGGAAGAG GGACAATGATTTACATCGGTTGCTGTTTTTGCCAAATGGGCTACCGGATGGGACTGAATTGGCTTACTATGTGAAATCACAG AAACTACTGCAGGGTTACAAGCAAGGAAGTGGTATAGTATGTAGCTGCTGCGACACAAAG ATTAGTCCTTCACAATTCGAAGCACATGCTGGAATGGCTGGTAGACGACAACC TTATCGTCGAATCCACATATCTTCCGGATTGTCATTGCATGATATAGCTGTGTCATTGGCGGATGGGGGCCATGTCATTACAACTGGTGACAGTGATGACATGTGTTCTATTTGTGGCAATGGTGGAGATTTGCTACTTTGTGCTGGATGTCCTCAAGCATTTCATACAG CATGCTTGAAATTTCAATCAATGCCTGAAGGTACTTGGTACTGTTCAAGCTGCAATGATGGACCTACCTCTTGTAAAATAGCCACTGCTAGTGATCCCAATTTAAAACCCATAGTTATAAGACTGACAAGAGTTGTTAAAGCACCAGAAAGCGAAATTGGTGGTTGCGTGTTCTGCAG GTCGCATGATTTTAGCATTGGGAAATTTGATGATAGGACAGTTATTCTCTGTGACCAG TGCGAGAAAGAGTACCACGTCGGTTGTCTCAGGGAAAATGAGCTTTGTGATTTGAAA GGAATCCCCCAAGATAAATGGTTCTGCTGTAGTGACTGCAGCAGGATTCACAGGGTTCTTCAAAGCTCTGCTTCATGTGGGCCACAAACTATTCCCACGCTTTTGTTAGACACGATAAGCAGAAAGTACAGAGAAAAAGGAATATATATTGACAATGGAAATACTGTGGAGTGGAGGATGCTTAGTGGAAAAAGTCGATACCCAGAGCATCTACCCTTACTTTCACGAGCAGCTACTATTTTCAGG GAGTGTTTTGATCCCATTGTGGCAAAGTCTGGTCGTGATCTCATTCCTGTCATGGTCTATGG GAGAAACATATCTGGCCAGGAGTTTGGAGGAATGTACTGCTTGGTCCTGATGGTGAA TTCCCTAGTTGTTTCTGCCGCGCTGCTTAGGATATTTGGTCAGAAAGTTGCAGAACTTCCTATTGTAGCTACAAGCCGAGAGTATCAGGGAAGG GGCTACTTTCAAGGGCTGTTTGCTTGCGTTGAGAATCTTCTTTCCTCTCTGAATGTTGAGAACTTGCTTCTCCCAGCAGCTGAAGAAGCTGAGTCTATCTGGACAAATAAATTTGGATTCACAAAGATGACTGAACATCGA TTACAGAGGTACCAGAGAGAAGTGCAACTAACAATCTTCAAGGGAACATCGATGCTCGAGAAGAAAGTACCGAGTTTTTCAGAATCAACTTCAATCATCTGA
- a CDS encoding Acyl-CoA N-acyltransferase with RING/FYVE/PHD-type zinc finger domain-containing protein (Acyl-CoA N-acyltransferase with RING/FYVE/PHD-type zinc finger domain; FUNCTIONS IN: DNA binding, zinc ion binding; INVOLVED IN: regulation of transcription, DNA-dependent; LOCATED IN: nucleus; EXPRESSED IN: 15 plant structures; EXPRESSED DURING: 6 growth stages; CONTAINS InterPro DOMAIN/s: Zinc finger, PHD-type, conserved site (InterPro:IPR019786), Zinc finger, PHD-type (InterPro:IPR001965), Zinc finger, FYVE/PHD-type (InterPro:IPR011011), Acyl-CoA N-acyltransferase (InterPro:IPR016181), Zinc finger, PHD-finger (InterPro:IPR019787); BEST Arabidopsis thaliana protein match is: Acyl-CoA N-acyltransferase with RING/FYVE/PHD-type zinc finger domain (TAIR:AT2G37520.1); Has 3364 Blast hits to 2813 proteins in 199 species: Archae - 0; Bacteria - 0; Metazoa - 2189; Fungi - 239; Plants - 706; Viruses - 0; Other Eukaryotes - 230 (source: NCBI BLink).), whose translation MGEATVCFAKENSETKKDLKRDRLCFEQDNLDEEELYSSNKRQTKEPSNDDMKSEISNPVPSPVVDNASSFRDITSNPAKSSSGDRVGSCSGSYETITDEKHSEYCSSLANSDAVPSSFEREIPKHLSTTGITKITFKLSKRNEDFCDLPMIQEHTWEGYPSNVASSTLGVKMLKKIDSTNFLSNVKKLLGTGILDGARVKYLSTSAARELQGIIHSGGYLCGCTACDFSKVLGAYEFERHAGGKTKHPNNHIYLENGRPVYNVIQELRIAPPDVLEEVIRKVAGSALSEEGFQAWKGSFQQDKNMTEDDSNHIMDHSFQSLVSYPGSGWSLDESQSSTPCFPEDNYFREKICTKDTRHAHKPKAKKLTSHMFGMGCHKKVSGGGKWKRDNDLHRLLFLPNGLPDGTELAYYVKSQKLLQGYKQGSGIVCSCCDTKISPSQFEAHAGMAGRRQPYRRIHISSGLSLHDIAVSLADGGHVITTGDSDDMCSICGNGGDLLLCAGCPQAFHTACLKFQSMPEGTWYCSSCNDGPTSCKIATASDPNLKPIVIRLTRVVKAPESEIGGCVFCRSHDFSIGKFDDRTVILCDQCEKEYHVGCLRENELCDLKGIPQDKWFCCSDCSRIHRVLQSSASCGPQTIPTLLLDTISRKYREKGIYIDNGNTVEWRMLSGKSRYPEHLPLLSRAATIFRECFDPIVAKSGRDLIPVMVYGRNISGQEFGGMYCLVLMVNSLVVSAALLRIFGQKVAELPIVATSREYQGRGYFQGLFACVENLLSSLNVENLLLPAAEEAESIWTNKFGFTKMTEHRLQRYQREVQLTIFKGTSMLEKKVPSFSESTSII comes from the exons ATGGGAGAAGCAACAGTTTGTTTCGCGAAAGAGAATTCAGAAACGAAGAAGGATTTGAAGAGAGACCGTCTTTGTTTTGAACAAGATAATCTAGACGAAGAAGAGCTTTATTCCTCCAACAAGAGACAAACCAAGGAACCTTCAAATGATGACATGAAGTCGGAGATATCAAACCCAGTCCCGTCTCCGGTGGTGGATAACGCCTCTAGTTTTCGCGATATCACTAGTAATCCGGCTAAATCGAGTTCTGGTGACCGTGTCGGGTCTTGTTCTGGTTCCTATGAGACTATAACTGATGAGAAACACAGTGAATACTGTTCATCGCTAGCTAATAGTGATGCTGTACCGTCAAGTTTCGAAAGGGAGATTCCAAAGCATCTTAGCACAACTGGGATAACGAAAATCACATTTAAGCTCAGTAAACGAAATGAGGATTTCTGTGATTTGCCCATGATTCAAGAGCATACTTGGGAGGGTTATCCTTCCAATGTAGCTTCTTCAACTTTAGGTGtgaaaatgttgaagaagattgacTCTACCAACTTCCTATCTAATGTGAAGAAGCTATTGGGGACGGGGATTCTCGATGGTGCTCGGGTGAAGTACCTTTCAACCTCAGCTGCT AGAGAGCTTCAAGGGATAATCCACTCGGGTGGGTATTTGTGTGGCTGTACTGCGTGCGATTTCTCGAAA GTTCTAGGTGCATATGAGTTCGAGCGGCATGCTggtggaaaaacaaaacacccTAATAATCACATATATCTGGAGAATGGACGGCCGGTTTATAACGTAATTCAAGAGCTGAGGATTGCTCCCCCTGACGTTTTGGAGGAGGTGATAAGGAAAGTGGCTGGTTCTGCTCTGAGCGAGGAGGGTTTTCAGGCTTGGAAAG GAAGTTTCCAGCAAGATAAGAATATGACTGAAGATGATAGCAACCATATCATGGATCATTCGTTTCAATCACTTGTTAG TTATCCTGGTTCTGGTTGGTCTCTTGATGAGAGTCAAAGCTCTACTCCATGTTTTCCAGAGGACAATtattttagagagaaaatcTGTACAAAGGACACTCGACACGCACATAAGCCAAAAGCTAAGAA GCTTACCTCTCATATGTTTGGTATGGGTTGCCATAAGAAAGTTTCTGGAGGCGGTAAATGGAAGAG GGACAATGATTTACATCGGTTGCTGTTTTTGCCAAATGGGCTACCGGATGGGACTGAATTGGCTTACTATGTGAAATCACAG AAACTACTGCAGGGTTACAAGCAAGGAAGTGGTATAGTATGTAGCTGCTGCGACACAAAG ATTAGTCCTTCACAATTCGAAGCACATGCTGGAATGGCTGGTAGACGACAACC TTATCGTCGAATCCACATATCTTCCGGATTGTCATTGCATGATATAGCTGTGTCATTGGCGGATGGGGGCCATGTCATTACAACTGGTGACAGTGATGACATGTGTTCTATTTGTGGCAATGGTGGAGATTTGCTACTTTGTGCTGGATGTCCTCAAGCATTTCATACAG CATGCTTGAAATTTCAATCAATGCCTGAAGGTACTTGGTACTGTTCAAGCTGCAATGATGGACCTACCTCTTGTAAAATAGCCACTGCTAGTGATCCCAATTTAAAACCCATAGTTATAAGACTGACAAGAGTTGTTAAAGCACCAGAAAGCGAAATTGGTGGTTGCGTGTTCTGCAG GTCGCATGATTTTAGCATTGGGAAATTTGATGATAGGACAGTTATTCTCTGTGACCAG TGCGAGAAAGAGTACCACGTCGGTTGTCTCAGGGAAAATGAGCTTTGTGATTTGAAA GGAATCCCCCAAGATAAATGGTTCTGCTGTAGTGACTGCAGCAGGATTCACAGGGTTCTTCAAAGCTCTGCTTCATGTGGGCCACAAACTATTCCCACGCTTTTGTTAGACACGATAAGCAGAAAGTACAGAGAAAAAGGAATATATATTGACAATGGAAATACTGTGGAGTGGAGGATGCTTAGTGGAAAAAGTCGATACCCAGAGCATCTACCCTTACTTTCACGAGCAGCTACTATTTTCAGG GAGTGTTTTGATCCCATTGTGGCAAAGTCTGGTCGTGATCTCATTCCTGTCATGGTCTATGG GAGAAACATATCTGGCCAGGAGTTTGGAGGAATGTACTGCTTGGTCCTGATGGTGAA TTCCCTAGTTGTTTCTGCCGCGCTGCTTAGGATATTTGGTCAGAAAGTTGCAGAACTTCCTATTGTAGCTACAAGCCGAGAGTATCAGGGAAGG GGCTACTTTCAAGGGCTGTTTGCTTGCGTTGAGAATCTTCTTTCCTCTCTGAATGTTGAGAACTTGCTTCTCCCAGCAGCTGAAGAAGCTGAGTCTATCTGGACAAATAAATTTGGATTCACAAAGATGACTGAACATCGA TTACAGAGGTACCAGAGAGAAGTGCAACTAACAATCTTCAAGGGAACATCGATGCTCGAGAAGAAAGTACCGAGTTTTTCAGAATCAACTTCAATCATCTGA
- a CDS encoding RING/U-box superfamily protein (RING/U-box superfamily protein; FUNCTIONS IN: zinc ion binding; EXPRESSED IN: 18 plant structures; EXPRESSED DURING: 10 growth stages; CONTAINS InterPro DOMAIN/s: Zinc finger, RING-type, conserved site (InterPro:IPR017907), Zinc finger, C6HC-type (InterPro:IPR002867), Zinc finger, RING-type (InterPro:IPR001841); BEST Arabidopsis thaliana protein match is: RING/U-box superfamily protein (TAIR:AT3G14250.1); Has 3158 Blast hits to 3141 proteins in 218 species: Archae - 0; Bacteria - 0; Metazoa - 1307; Fungi - 709; Plants - 671; Viruses - 0; Other Eukaryotes - 471 (source: NCBI BLink).), translating to MATQSVNAVIVDLPGDVNDDGDNSDCFIFSTPPLSARGSTKRDAISVENYDRDRKLQRLWVYPPHKTVIKSESPIYIDLDLYDDEDDDIRILCFAPPIHREKGQSSSSKTATFDCEICVDSKSIIESFRIGGCSHFYCNDCVSKYIAAKLQDNILSIECPVSGCSGRLEPDQCRQILPKEVFDRWGDALCEAVVMRSKKFYCPYKDCSALVFLEESEVKMKDSECPHCHRMVCVECGTQWHPEMTCEEFQKLAANERGRDDILLATMAKQKKWKRCPSCKFYIEKSQGCLYMKCRCGLAFCYNCGTPSRDHTHYCYNCKR from the exons ATGGCGACACAGTCAGTTAACGCAGTGATCGTTGATCTTCCCGGAGATGTAAACGACGACGGCGATAATTCCGAttgtttcatcttctccacTCCTCCTCTCTCTGCACGTGGTTCCACAAAGCGTGATGCTATTTCCGTTGAGAATTACGATCGTGATCGGAAACTTCAACGTCTCTGGGTCTACCCTCCTCACAAAACCGTAATCAAGTCAGAATCTCCAATTTACATAGATCTTGATCTTtacgatgatgaagacgatgatATCAGAATCCTCTGTTTCGCACCACCAATCCACAGAGAAAAGGGTCAGTCTTCTTCGTCAAAGACGGCGACTTTCGACTGTGAGATATGTGTTGATTCAAAATCCATAATTGAGTCGTTTCGTATCGGTGGATGCTCTCACTTCTACTGCAACGACTGTGTTTCGAAATATATAGCAGCTAAATTACAAGACAACATTCTCTCAATCGAATGTCCTGTCTCTGGTTGTTCTGGTCGGCTCGAGCCAGATCAGTGTCGTCAGATTTTGCCTAAAGAGGTTTTTGATCGGTGGGGTGATGCTTTGTGTGAAGCAGTAGTGATGCGTTCGAAGAAATTCTACTGTCCTTACAAGGATTGCTCTGCTTTGGTTTTCTTAGAAGAGAGTGAAGTAAAGATGAAAGATTCGGAGTGTCCTCATTGTCATAGAATGGTGTGTGTGGAGTGTGGGACTCAGTGGCATCCGGAGATGACTTGCGAGGAGTTTCAGAAGCTAGCGGCGAAcgagagaggaagagatgaTATTTTGCTTGCGACGATGgcaaagcaaaagaaatggaaaagaTGTCCTTCTTGCAAATTCTATATTGAGAAATCTCAGGGTTGCTTATACATGAAGTgcag GTGTGGGTTGGCTTTTTGCTACAACTGTGGAACTCCATCGAGGGACCATACTCATTATTGTTATAATTGTAAGCGTTGA